The genomic window CCACGATGCTGGAGAGCAGCAACAGGCCAAACACAATAATGAACAACGCACCCACTTGCTGGGTCGGGCCTAGATTTTTCAGGTAGTGGTACATGGACTTGCCTTACACGTCCCGCAGGGCCACTACGGCGTTGCGCGCCCGGTCCAGAAACGTCCGGCGCTCTTCGCCATCAGCCACTTGCATGGGGGCGCCGAAGGTCACAGAGCACAGCACCGGTACCGGCACCACTTCGCCCTTGGGGAGTACGTGCTGCACATTGTTGATCCAGGCGGGCACCAGCACCACGTTAGGAAAGCGGGTAGCCAGGTTGTAGAGGCCGGCCTTGAACGCCTGTGGCTCACCGGTGTGCCCGCGTGTGCCTTCGGGGAACAGGATGATCGAGTCACCATTGGCCAGCGCTTCGATCAGCGGCTCCAGCGGGTCTTCGTCAGAAGTGCGGTCACGCGAAACGTAGATCACATGGAACACCTCGGTCGTGAGCCATTGCCTGAAGGGCGACTTGGTCCAGTAGTCTTTGGCGGCAATGGCGCGGGTGATGTGCCGCAATTCCTTGGGCAAGGCTGCCCAGATCATCACCAGATCGGCGTGGCTCTGGTGGTTGGCAAAGTAGATCCGCTGTTCTGCTTTGGGCGGGCAGCCGTGCCAGCGTGCTTGCGCACCGGTGAGAAAGCGGATCAGGCCCAACAGAAAGTAACTCATCAACTTGGCAAGCATGGCGGGGATGATACAGAGCGGATGTGTCTGCTTTGGGGCTTTGTGTCGCTCTAGTGGCGCTCGCCTTCTTGTGGGGGCTGGAAGCGGTGGGCGGCGTGTTCTGCACCGTTCGTGTCCCCCGCGCTGCGCGCTCCTCCTTGACCTCACTATGCAGAGCACCCCGCCCACCGCTTCCGATGGTGTGGTCAAGTCAATGAATGTTGGGAAGCATTTCCTTCCAGCCGCGGAGCAGGCGTGAGTCCCAAAGCGAGGTCAAGGAGGAGGCCGAAGGCCGGGGGACACGAGCGGCGGGGCTCATGCCTGCTCCGCTGCGGGCAAGTGCAACAGCACCTCAAGCCAAAAACAAACTCAGGGCAGCTGCGCGTCCGCCATCCGCGCCACAATGGTGCCAGCGCGGCTGTTCAGGTAGCCCGAGTTAGGCGTCTTTTCAAAAAACTTGGGCCGCGGCAACATCACTGCCAAACGGGCTGCTTCGTAGGCGCTGAGCTTGCTGGCGGGTTTGCGGAAATAGTGTTGAGCTGCGGCCTCCGCGCCGAACACACCTTCGCCCCATTCCACGCTATTGAGGTAAATCTCCAGAATGCGTTGCTTGCTCAGCAGCTGCTCCAGTAGCAAGGTCAGCACAAACTCCTGGCCCTTGCGCAGCAAGGTCCGTTCGCCCGACAAAAACAGGTTCTTGGCCAATTGCTGCGTAATGGTGGAGCCGCCCACAATCTTCGGGGGCTTGGTGCTGGCCTTGCCTTGGCTGAGGCGCTGCTCGGCGCGCTGCTCTGCCTTGGCGTTTTTGGCCCATGCCTTTTCCAAGGCATCCCAATCCACCCCGTCGTGTTGGCGGAAGCTATCGTCCTCCGAGGCAATCACCGCGCGTTTCAGGTTGTCTGAAATGCGCTCGTAAGGCACCCACTCCTGGCGCCACCGGAAGGTATCGCGCTCCCGGGCGACTCGCCAAGCTTCGGAGCGTTCAAAGGCGGTGGACTGCGGGTCGATCACCGCCATGGCGGCAATCCGGCCCACAAAATACAGCTGGAGCGAGACAAACGCCACGCCACACAGCAGCAACCAACGCAACAGCGATCTCATCGGGCCGCGGAGGACGAGACCTTGGCTTCCAATGTCTCGTCGCGGGTGAACTTGAAGCGGGACACCACCAGAATCTGGTCTGCCTGGCGCCGCATGGCGGCATTGAAGTTGCCGAATGGGCCTGCCGAGCGGGCAATCGCTTGGGCGCGCTTGTCGAGCACCGGGTTGCCCGAGCTCTGTACCACCTCCGCGTCGATGACCCGGCCATCAAAGTTGATGGTGACGATCATGGTCAGCTCGCCATACAGTTTCTTGCCGCCGCTTTGGGGGAAGTTGTCGGTGCCTTTTTCCTCGATACGCTGGCGCAGCTGGTCGTAATAGACCGCATACACCTCTTCACGCACAGAGGGGCTCACATAGCGCTTTTTCGGGCGCGCGTTCTCCATGTTGATACGCCGCTCGATTTCGGCCAACAGCTTGATCAGCTGCCGGCGCTTTTCCTCGCGCTCGGCCTGGTCTGACTTGTCTGCCAGTTTGTTGGGGTCGGGCGGCGGCAGGGCGGCCAGTTGGCTCTTGACTTGGGCGAGCAACAGGTTTTGCTGCTCCTGCAGGCTTTGCAGTTTGCGTGCGCTCTCTTCTTCGAGGGTGTCGCCGATGTCGGTAAACGCCGAGGGCGGCAAAGGGCTGGTGGCGCGGCCTTTTTCCACATCGCCACCACCGGCCAAATTGGTTTGGGCAATCGCCTGGGCCTTTTCCGGCTTCTCTTTGCTCTTGGCGTTCACCAGAATGACTTCCAGTGGCTGGTCCTCGAACACCCGGTTAAAGGCCTCAGGGTCTACAAAACGCACGGTCAACAGCGCCGCGTGTACCGCGATGGATACACCCAGAGCCCATTGGAGCGTGGTCAGTTTGCGCAGATTCACGGGGTGGGATTATCACCGCCGGCGTCCGGCGCTTCGTTCACGTCCACCGCAATCGCGATCGGGCCTGCCACATCGTCTTCGCTGTCGTCCTCTTCGTCCTGGTTGTCGGCTTCCACCGGAGCATCCAGACGTTCCAGCACCGTGCCTTGCACATCCAGAGTGATGAGGTCCATCTCACCCAGCTTCACGCGCACCTTGGCGTGGCGGGGCAGTCCCTGCGCACCCAAGACTGGCAGCACCAGCGGGATATCGTCCGCGCGCACCATGCCGTCTTTGAACAGGCTGGCGGTGAGCTCGGTGATGCCGTGCTGCTGTGCGTAGCGCATGGTCCAGAAGCGCTCCATGGCGCCCTGGTAGCCGTTGTAGGCGCTGTAAGCCGCGTCAAACGAGGAGATGATGGCGAACAGCTCGGCGTCCTTGGGCTTGAAGGGCGCCACCAATGCCGCCGTCTTGCCGTGGCGTGCACAGGCAATGATCTGCCACTGGTTCACCAGGTCGGTATAGCGGCGCAGTGGCGAGGTCGCCCACGAATACGCTTTGACCCCGATACCCGCATGCGGCAGGGCCTTGGTGCCCATGCGCACCTTGACGCCGGGCGCCAGCGACGCCTGGCTGCGGTAAATGCCGGGCACCCCCATCTCTGCGAGCCAGCTGCCCCAAGTGCTGTTGGCCAGAATCATGGCTTCGGCCACGATCAAGTCGAGTGGCGCGCCGCGCTGGCGGATGCTGATGAGCACGGTCTCGTCGCCTTGTGGCTCAGCGCCGTCGTTGCCTTGCAGGCGGAAGTTGTAGTCCGGGCGGTTGAAGGTCTCGGGTTTGCCGCGCACGATCTCGCGTTTGGCCTTCAGGTCGCGCGCCAAGCGGTGTAAAAATGATAGCTGCTCGCGCAGACCTGCTGCGGGCTGGGTGTCATTTTCATGGTTAAACGAGGCGTCGGTCAGCCACTGCTCGGTGACCACGCTGTCGAGCTGGTCGTGGCGCAGGTTGTGGGCAATCGGCACACGTTCCAGCTTGGTCTCGCTGCTGGTGATCTCCAGCGTCTCCTCGTTGAAGGTGACGTACAGCGAGACGGACGGGCAATCTCTGCCCTCCATCAGCGTGTAGGTCTGAACTACGTCGTCGGGCAGCATGGTGACCTTGTAGCCGGGCATGTACACCGTGGACAGGCGGGCGCGGCCCAGCACGTCCACCGGGCTGCCAGGCTGCACGGCCAGGCCGGGCGCGGCGATGTGAATACCCACGGTCACGGTGCCGGACCCCAGGCCCTGCACGCTCAAGGCGTCGTCAATTTCGGTGGTTTGCGAATCGTCAATCGAAAAGGCCTGCACGGCAGCCACCGGCAACTCGTCGGCAATAGCCGGTGCGCTAATGGCGGGAAAGCCGGTGCCCTTGGGGAAGTTCTCCAGCAAAAAGCGCTTCCAGTGGAACAGGTAGGGCGAGGCAATCGCACCGGCCTTTTGCAGCAGCTCCAGCGGCGCAATATGGGTGGCGCGGCTGGCTTCGACTACGGCTTTGTATTCAGGGGCGTTTTTGTCCGGCTTGAACAGGATCTTATACAGCTGGTCCTTGATGGCCTGCGGGCAGGTGCCTGCCGCCAGCTCTTGGGCCCACTGGTTGATCTGCTCGGCAATCAGACGCTTTTTCTCAATGGCGGCCAACGCCTGCGCAATGATGTCGGCGGGCGCCTTCTTGAAACGGCCCTTGCCGGCACGGCGGAAGTAGTGCGGCGTGTCAAACAACTTGAACAACATGCCGGCTTGCTCGGCCTGGCTGGCCTGGGCCGAGAAATAGTCTTTGGCGAGATCGGCAAAGCCGAATTCTTCGTCGGGGGCAAATTCGTAGGCCATATCCAGCTCGATGCCTGCGGCCTGCGCCTGGGCGGCGGCTACAAAATCAGCAGGGGCGGGCTTTTCGAACTTGATCAGCACGTTGGCCGACTTGACCTTGACGCGCTTGCCGGAATCCAACTCCACCTGTGCAGAGGCTTCTGCCTCGGACAGGACGCGACCGGCCATGAATTTTCCGGCTTCTTCAAACAGTACAAACATAGGGGGTGGATTGTCCCCGCAAAACGGGTCGTCCCGAACCCGCCGGCTCAGGCCTCTGGAGCCGAAGGGTTTTAGGCACCCGTGCCGGTGTCGCCCATCAGGCTCATAAAGGCGGCCAGGTCAGGCAAAAAGGCCTCGAAACCCGTGAGCGCATGGTCGCCCCCTTCCAGCAAGGTGAGCCGGGTGTCGGCATAGCGGGCATGCATTTCGCGCCAATCGAGCACCTCGTCACCCTTGGCCAAAATAGCGCGATAGCGATCGGGGTGTTGCAAGGCGCCCACTTCCAGGCTGCGCAGTTCATCCACGTACTCGGGCAAAAAGTAGAAACTTTCCTCGGGCGCATGCCACTGGCGGTTTTCACCGATGTATTTCCCCAGATCGCGCGCCGGATCGACCGCGGGGTTGATCAGCAAGGCGAGGCAGCCCGTCGCCTCTGCGATGTGGGTAGCGTAAAAGCCGCCGAGCGACGAGCCCACCACCGCCATGCGCGCTGTGGGCCAGTCGGCAATGCCCTGCATCAGCAGGGCCATGGCGACGCGGGGGGAGGGCGGCAGTTGCGGGCACCACCACTGAACCTGCGGAAAGTGGCTGCCCATATAGGCGGCCATGGCTTGCGCCTTGTGGGATTGAGGGGAAGAGCGAAAACCGTGGAGGTAAAGCAAGTGGGTGATGGCCATGTCGGGATGGTAATGGGCGGCGGCTTGGGGATAATCCAAGGCTATGTCGTACCAATTCGGAAAAGTCTCCCTGCGTCAGCGCATTGCGCCCTGGTTCTCGGGGTTTGACGGGCCCTTGGCCTTTGCAGTGTTCATGCTGGCGTGTGCCGGTTTGCTCATCATGTATTCATCGGGTTTCGACCATGGCACCCGGTTTGAGGACCATGGTCGCAATATGCTGATTGCTGCCGCCATCATGTTTGTGGTGGCCCAGGTTCCGCCGCAGCGTTTGATGCTGGTGGCCGTGCCGCTCTACACCGTGGGGGTGGCGCTGTTGATCGCGGTGGCGATTTTTGGCATCACCAAGAAAGGGGCCAAGCGCTGGGTCAACGTCGGGGTGGTGATCCAACCCAGCGAGATCATGAAAATTGCCATGCCGCTCATGCTGGCTTGGTGGTTCCAGAAGCGCGAGGGGCAGTTGCGCCCCCTCGACTTCGTGGTGGCCGGTGGTTTGCTGGCTGTCCCGGTTGGCCTGATCATGAAGCAACCCGATCTCGGCACCTCGCTATTGGTCATGGCCGCCGGCTTGGCCGTGATTTTTTTCGCAGGCATGAGCTGGAAGCTGGTGATTCCGCCCGTGGTGATCTCGGTGGTCGGCATTGTGTTGCTGGTCGTGTTTGAGCCCCAGCTGTGTGCGGATGGGGTGCGCTGGTCTGTGCTGCACGACTACCAGCAGCAGCGGATTTGCACCTTGCTGGACCCCACCCGAGACCCCTTGGGCAAAGGCTTCCACATCATTCAAGGGATGATTGCGATCGGCTCCGGCGGCATTACCGGCATGGGCTTTATGAAGGGGACCCAGACGCACCTCGAGTTCATCCCCGAACGCACCACCGACTTTATTTTTGCGGCTTACTCCGAAGAGTTCGGCCTGATCGGCAATGTGTTTTTGCTCTGCGCGTTCGTCTTCTTGATCCTGCGGGGTCTGGCGATCGCGCTGGAGGCGCCCACCCTGTTCTCCCGCCTGCTGGCAGGTGCTGCGACGATGATCTTTTTTACCTACGCCTTTGTGAATATGGGCATGGTGAGCGGCATCCTGCCGGTGGTGGGCGTGCCCTTGCCGTTCATTAGCTACGGCGGCACCGCCATGGTGACGCTGGGGCTGGCACTCGGTATTTTGATGTCGATTGCCAACTCCAAGCGCTTGGTGCAAAGCTAAGGTGGCGGGGTTCGCGGTCACGCTGATCGGGGTGGGCAACATGGGTGGGGCCATGGCGCAGCGCCTGGCCCAGCTGGGGTGGGCCCCGGCCATCCATGATCTGGACCGCGCCAAAGTGGAGGCTATATTGCCTTTTGGTGCGCTAGCCCCCGAAAATATTGCGCAAGCTGCTTCCAAAAGCATAGCAACTATTCTCTGTGTGGTTGATGCGGCCCAAGTCCGTGATGTGCTGTTTGGCACCGAGGGACTGGCCCGGCACCTGCCCGCAGGCCATGTGGTCATGCTGTGCCCAACCATTGCCCCGCACGATGTGGAGTCGATTGCCACCGAGCTACTCGCCCAAGGGGTCTGGACCCTGGATTGCCCCATGTCCGGCGGCCCCGCGCGTGCGCTGGACGGCAGCATGAGTCTCATGGTGGCCGGGCCTGGTGCCGCGCGGACGCTATGTCGCCCCTTGCTGGAGGCCTTGTCCAGCAAGGTGTTTGATATCAGCGATCGGCCCGGCGACGGCGCGCGCACCAAACTGGTCAATAACCTGCTGGCGGGTATCAACTTGGTGGGTGCCGCAGAGGCGATGGCGCTGGCCGACCGCTTGGGGCTCGATGCCAGCCGCACGCTGGACGTGATTGCCCAGAGCAGTGGCCAGAGCTGGATCGGTACTGACCGTATGCGCCGTGCCGTGGCCGGAGATCTCGCGCCGCGCGCCCACATGACCCTGCTCGCCAAAGACACCCGTTTGGCTCTGGATGCGGCACAGGCCGCCGGTTTTGCCGGGCCCCTGGGCGAAGCGGCCAGCGCGGTGTTTGCCCAAGCGGTGCGGGCAGGCCTGGCCGGGATGGACGACGCGGCGTTGCTGGAATTCTTGAAGCGCTGAGCGGCCATACCCCTGTAACAGGCCCCGACTCTGGCGACACAGCCACTGCGTCAGTCGTGCAGAGGCCTAAAATGGCCGCATGATCTCCCGCGAACCCACCATCGAACGCTTGGCCACGGCCAAATCCCTGTTGCTGACGCCCTTCGGGCTGGATGAGAGTCATCTCACCCGCGCGCTGAACGAAATCAAGGCGCACCAGGTAGACGAGGCGGACCTGTACTTTCAGTACACCCGCTCCGAGGGCTGGAGTCTGGAGGAGGGCATCGTCAAAACCGGTTCCTTCAGCATCGACCAGGGGGTGGGCGTTCGCGCGGTGAGCGGCGAGAAAACAGCCTTCGCTTACTCCGACGATATTTCCGAAGCCAGTCTGCTGGATGCCGCCCGTACCGTGCGCACCATTTCGGCTGCAGCCCAGACAAAACGTGTTAAGACTGCTACCCCAAAGATAGCAGGCGGCCGCAAGCTGTACGCCGGCCTGGATCCGATTGCCACCCTGGACAGCACCGCCAAAGTGGAGCTGTTGGGCAAGGTGGAGAAGCTGGCCCGCGCCAAAGACCCGCGCATCATCCAGGTGATGGCCGGCCTAGCGGCCGAATACGACGTGGTGATGGTCGCCCGTGCCGACGGCACGCTGGCTGCCGATGTGCGCCCGCTGGTGCGCCTGAGCGTGACCGTGATTGCCGAGCAAAAGGGCCGCCGCGAGGTGGGCTCCAGCGGCGGCGGTGGCCGTTTCGGGCTGGCGTATTTCACTGATGCGCAGATTGAAGACTATGTAGACCAGGCGGTGCACGCTGCACTCACTAACCTCGATGCCCGCCCCGCACCTGCCGGCGAGATGACCGTGGTGTTGGGCGCCGGTTGGCCCGGCATTCTGTTGCACGAAGCCATCGGCCACGGTCTGGAGGGCGACTTCAACCGCAAGGGCAGCAGCGCCTTCAGCGGTCGCATCGGCCAGCGCGTAGCAGCCAAGGGTGTCACGGTGCTGGACGACGGCACCATTGCCGACCGCCGCGGCTCGCTCAACGTGGATGATGAAGGCAACCCCAGCCAGCGCAATGTGCTGATCGAAGACGGCATCTTGAAGGGCTATATCCAGGACAGCATGAACGCCCGCCTGATGGGTGTGAAGCCCACCGGCAACGGCCGCCGCGAGAGCTACGCCCACTTGCCCATGCCTCGTATGACCAACACCTACATGCTGGGTGGCGACAAGGCGCCGGAAGAAATCATTGCCAGCATCAAAAAAGGTTTGTACGCCCCCAACTTCGGTGGTGGCCAGGTGGATATCACCAGCGGCAAATTTGTGTTTTCTGCCAGCGAAGCCTACTGGGTGGAAAACGGCAAGATCCAATACCCCGTCAAGGGCGCCACGCTGGTGGGCAGTGGCCCCGAATGCCTGAAGCGCGTTTCCATGATCGGCAACGACATGAAGCTGGACCCCGGCGTGGGCACCTGCGGCAAAGAAGGCCAAAGCGTGCCCGTGGGCGTGGGTCAGCCGACGCTGCGCATCGACGGTTTGACCGTGGGTGGAACTGCCTAGGGGCCCGCGTAAGCCGCTGTCAGAAACCTGTGCTACATTGAGCCCCATGCATTCCGCACGTTTCTTTTTTAGCTACTTTTGGTTCTCACGCACATCCGGCGGTCGAGAGATCTGAACGTACCCAAAAGAAACGTCCTGAATCTTCCCAAAACCGCCGGCACCCCCGGCGGTTTTTTTATGCCTTTTTCAACCTGTTTTATTTGTAACTTGGACTCTGGAGACCTGACATGAACGCTAAAGCCTCTGCAACCGGTGAGTGGTACGGACAAGCCCAGCCCGCCGACCGCACCAGTAAAACCGACGACGAACGCATCAAGGACATCACCGTGTTGCCCCCTCCAGAGCACCTCATCCGCTTTTTCCCCATTCGCGGCAGCGCGACTGAAACCCTGATTTCGGACACCCGCGCCACGATCCACAACATCATGGCCGGCAAGGACGATCGCTTGCTGGTCATCATCGGACCCTGCTCGATCCACGACCCCGCCGCAGCGCTGGACTACGCCCGCCGCCTGAAGGTCGAGCGCGAGAAATACAAAGACACGCTGGAAATCGTGATGCGCGTCTACTTCGAGAAGCCCCGCACCACCGTGGGCTGGAAGGGGCTGATCAATGACCCCTACCTGGACGAGAGCTACCGCATTGACGAAGGCCTGCGCATTGCACGCCAGTTGCTGATCGAGATCAACCGCTTGGGCGTGCCCGCGGGCAGCGAGTTCTTGGACGTCATTTCCCCCCAGTACTTGGGCGACTTGATTTCCTGGGGCGCCATTGGTGCGCGCACCACCGAGAGCCAGGTGCACCGCGAGTTGGCCTCCGGTATCTCTGCGCCCATCGGCTTCAAGAACGGCACAGACGGCAATATCAAGATCGCAACCGACGCTATTCAAGCTGCAGCCGGTGGCCACCACTTCTTGTCAGTGCACAAAAACGGCCAGGTGGCGATTGTGCAAACCAACGGCAACCCGGACTGCCACGTGATTCTGCGCGGCGGCAAGGCGCCCAACTACGACGCTGCGAATGTGGCCGCCGCTTGTGCGGACCTCGCCAAGGCCAAGTTGCCCCAGACCCTGATGGTGGATTGCAGCCACGCCAACAGCAGCAAGCAGCACGAGAAGCAGCTCGATGTGGCCAAAGACATTGCCGGCCAGATCAGCGGCGGTTCGCGCAGCGTTTTCGGGGTGATGGTGGAAAGCCACCTGAACGCTGGAGCCCAGAAGTTCACCCCCGGCAAGGACGATGCGTCCGCCTTGGAATACGGCAAGAGCATTACCGATGCCTGCCTGGGCTGGGACGATTCGGTGGAGTCGCTGGAAGTGCTGTCTGCCGCCGTCAAGGCCCGTCGCGCTGCCTGATGGCGCCATAAAAAAGCCGGAGTGATCGCTCCGGCTTGCATTACCCAAGCGGACCTCTGTGCCCGCTTTTTTGTGCCTTATTGCAGCGGCTCAGGGGCCCGCAGCGACTCCATCACAGCGTCCGGCGTGCCGCCAGCAGCCAAGTGGGTTTTGTACCAGACACTCAAGATGGTACTGATGACCGGGCCGGGGTTCTCGCGCACCTTGGCCGCATCCCACTGGTTGAGTTGGCAGATGCGCTCGACGAGGTCCATGTCCATGTCGATGGCTTCGGCGTCGCAACGGCGCAGTTTCAGGTCGGTGAATTGGGCGCCTTCCGGGAGGCGGAGTTGAAAGTTCGGATCGGTTTGCATGGGTTGTGGGTCAAATATGCCGTTAGCGCAGATAGATAGTGCGCGAGCAGCTATGAAGTTTGTAGCAAGTTGGCGAGTTTGGCGTGGATGCCGCCGAAGCCGCCATTGCTCATGCACAGCACGTGATCGCCCGGCTGCAGGGCGGCGGCCACTTGGGCGAGCACAGCGTCAATGGTGTCGCCCACCTGCGCCCGCGGGCCCATGGGGGCCAGCGCCTCGGCTGCGTCCCAGCCCAAACCGCCGCTGTGGCAGAAGGCGAGGTCGGCTTCTTCGAGGCTCCAGGGCAGTTGGGCTTTCATGGCTCCGAGCTTCATGGTGTTAGAGCGGGGCTCGAACACGGCCAGAATGCGCCCGCTCCCGACTTGCCGGCGCAGGCCGTTGACAGTGGTGCGGATGGCGGTGGGGTGGTGCGCAAAGTCGTCATAGATGGTGACGGGTGCGCTGCCCGGCTGCCCTGCCAACGGAGCGGTGGCGCGCACTTCCATGCGGCG from Rhodoferax potami includes these protein-coding regions:
- a CDS encoding lysophospholipid acyltransferase family protein, producing the protein MLAKLMSYFLLGLIRFLTGAQARWHGCPPKAEQRIYFANHQSHADLVMIWAALPKELRHITRAIAAKDYWTKSPFRQWLTTEVFHVIYVSRDRTSDEDPLEPLIEALANGDSIILFPEGTRGHTGEPQAFKAGLYNLATRFPNVVLVPAWINNVQHVLPKGEVVPVPVLCSVTFGAPMQVADGEERRTFLDRARNAVVALRDV
- the mtgA gene encoding monofunctional biosynthetic peptidoglycan transglycosylase produces the protein MRSLLRWLLLCGVAFVSLQLYFVGRIAAMAVIDPQSTAFERSEAWRVARERDTFRWRQEWVPYERISDNLKRAVIASEDDSFRQHDGVDWDALEKAWAKNAKAEQRAEQRLSQGKASTKPPKIVGGSTITQQLAKNLFLSGERTLLRKGQEFVLTLLLEQLLSKQRILEIYLNSVEWGEGVFGAEAAAQHYFRKPASKLSAYEAARLAVMLPRPKFFEKTPNSGYLNSRAGTIVARMADAQLP
- a CDS encoding TonB family protein, whose amino-acid sequence is MNLRKLTTLQWALGVSIAVHAALLTVRFVDPEAFNRVFEDQPLEVILVNAKSKEKPEKAQAIAQTNLAGGGDVEKGRATSPLPPSAFTDIGDTLEEESARKLQSLQEQQNLLLAQVKSQLAALPPPDPNKLADKSDQAEREEKRRQLIKLLAEIERRINMENARPKKRYVSPSVREEVYAVYYDQLRQRIEEKGTDNFPQSGGKKLYGELTMIVTINFDGRVIDAEVVQSSGNPVLDKRAQAIARSAGPFGNFNAAMRRQADQILVVSRFKFTRDETLEAKVSSSAAR
- a CDS encoding ribonuclease catalytic domain-containing protein, with the protein product MFVLFEEAGKFMAGRVLSEAEASAQVELDSGKRVKVKSANVLIKFEKPAPADFVAAAQAQAAGIELDMAYEFAPDEEFGFADLAKDYFSAQASQAEQAGMLFKLFDTPHYFRRAGKGRFKKAPADIIAQALAAIEKKRLIAEQINQWAQELAAGTCPQAIKDQLYKILFKPDKNAPEYKAVVEASRATHIAPLELLQKAGAIASPYLFHWKRFLLENFPKGTGFPAISAPAIADELPVAAVQAFSIDDSQTTEIDDALSVQGLGSGTVTVGIHIAAPGLAVQPGSPVDVLGRARLSTVYMPGYKVTMLPDDVVQTYTLMEGRDCPSVSLYVTFNEETLEITSSETKLERVPIAHNLRHDQLDSVVTEQWLTDASFNHENDTQPAAGLREQLSFLHRLARDLKAKREIVRGKPETFNRPDYNFRLQGNDGAEPQGDETVLISIRQRGAPLDLIVAEAMILANSTWGSWLAEMGVPGIYRSQASLAPGVKVRMGTKALPHAGIGVKAYSWATSPLRRYTDLVNQWQIIACARHGKTAALVAPFKPKDAELFAIISSFDAAYSAYNGYQGAMERFWTMRYAQQHGITELTASLFKDGMVRADDIPLVLPVLGAQGLPRHAKVRVKLGEMDLITLDVQGTVLERLDAPVEADNQDEEDDSEDDVAGPIAIAVDVNEAPDAGGDNPTP
- a CDS encoding YqiA/YcfP family alpha/beta fold hydrolase, giving the protein MAITHLLYLHGFRSSPQSHKAQAMAAYMGSHFPQVQWWCPQLPPSPRVAMALLMQGIADWPTARMAVVGSSLGGFYATHIAEATGCLALLINPAVDPARDLGKYIGENRQWHAPEESFYFLPEYVDELRSLEVGALQHPDRYRAILAKGDEVLDWREMHARYADTRLTLLEGGDHALTGFEAFLPDLAAFMSLMGDTGTGA
- the rodA gene encoding rod shape-determining protein RodA; the protein is MSYQFGKVSLRQRIAPWFSGFDGPLAFAVFMLACAGLLIMYSSGFDHGTRFEDHGRNMLIAAAIMFVVAQVPPQRLMLVAVPLYTVGVALLIAVAIFGITKKGAKRWVNVGVVIQPSEIMKIAMPLMLAWWFQKREGQLRPLDFVVAGGLLAVPVGLIMKQPDLGTSLLVMAAGLAVIFFAGMSWKLVIPPVVISVVGIVLLVVFEPQLCADGVRWSVLHDYQQQRICTLLDPTRDPLGKGFHIIQGMIAIGSGGITGMGFMKGTQTHLEFIPERTTDFIFAAYSEEFGLIGNVFLLCAFVFLILRGLAIALEAPTLFSRLLAGAATMIFFTYAFVNMGMVSGILPVVGVPLPFISYGGTAMVTLGLALGILMSIANSKRLVQS
- a CDS encoding NAD(P)-dependent oxidoreductase, whose translation is MAGFAVTLIGVGNMGGAMAQRLAQLGWAPAIHDLDRAKVEAILPFGALAPENIAQAASKSIATILCVVDAAQVRDVLFGTEGLARHLPAGHVVMLCPTIAPHDVESIATELLAQGVWTLDCPMSGGPARALDGSMSLMVAGPGAARTLCRPLLEALSSKVFDISDRPGDGARTKLVNNLLAGINLVGAAEAMALADRLGLDASRTLDVIAQSSGQSWIGTDRMRRAVAGDLAPRAHMTLLAKDTRLALDAAQAAGFAGPLGEAASAVFAQAVRAGLAGMDDAALLEFLKR
- the tldD gene encoding metalloprotease TldD; the protein is MISREPTIERLATAKSLLLTPFGLDESHLTRALNEIKAHQVDEADLYFQYTRSEGWSLEEGIVKTGSFSIDQGVGVRAVSGEKTAFAYSDDISEASLLDAARTVRTISAAAQTKRVKTATPKIAGGRKLYAGLDPIATLDSTAKVELLGKVEKLARAKDPRIIQVMAGLAAEYDVVMVARADGTLAADVRPLVRLSVTVIAEQKGRREVGSSGGGGRFGLAYFTDAQIEDYVDQAVHAALTNLDARPAPAGEMTVVLGAGWPGILLHEAIGHGLEGDFNRKGSSAFSGRIGQRVAAKGVTVLDDGTIADRRGSLNVDDEGNPSQRNVLIEDGILKGYIQDSMNARLMGVKPTGNGRRESYAHLPMPRMTNTYMLGGDKAPEEIIASIKKGLYAPNFGGGQVDITSGKFVFSASEAYWVENGKIQYPVKGATLVGSGPECLKRVSMIGNDMKLDPGVGTCGKEGQSVPVGVGQPTLRIDGLTVGGTA
- a CDS encoding 3-deoxy-7-phosphoheptulonate synthase, producing the protein MNAKASATGEWYGQAQPADRTSKTDDERIKDITVLPPPEHLIRFFPIRGSATETLISDTRATIHNIMAGKDDRLLVIIGPCSIHDPAAALDYARRLKVEREKYKDTLEIVMRVYFEKPRTTVGWKGLINDPYLDESYRIDEGLRIARQLLIEINRLGVPAGSEFLDVISPQYLGDLISWGAIGARTTESQVHRELASGISAPIGFKNGTDGNIKIATDAIQAAAGGHHFLSVHKNGQVAIVQTNGNPDCHVILRGGKAPNYDAANVAAACADLAKAKLPQTLMVDCSHANSSKQHEKQLDVAKDIAGQISGGSRSVFGVMVESHLNAGAQKFTPGKDDASALEYGKSITDACLGWDDSVESLEVLSAAVKARRAA